From a single Kitasatospora sp. NBC_00458 genomic region:
- a CDS encoding MinD/ParA family protein, with amino-acid sequence MPNGDNWQGDVLRDLRAPTPDPTQAQALDQAQAAAAQAFAQSLTAPADGAGQAHGQVPPQAAGQPADHGPPPPAVAPRSPDARPTVDRNLAALARKPRSGEPFATRAVRAVWKNVSKSAAREVAEATRTAEILQQPVTTGRQIAVTSIRGGAGKSTVAALLGTTYAHYRKDPVLFVEADPALGSLPVKLGAETVRWTTSDVADIVKPQMSLLDVTGYLVQLRNNSWLLPGSQGQIGAMLDARGYQRVMVALRRYFGITVVDCQTLPAEVARVALSASQARVLTTPATLDGVASTHEVLQWMRGLPPHVIAGTVVVLTEQTPHPGLDLDAAVRTLRSTGTPVHVLPYDRHLAAGGAIRTDLLTRATRTTATRLAADVFQLSQKRH; translated from the coding sequence ATGCCGAACGGCGACAACTGGCAGGGCGACGTCCTGCGCGATCTGAGGGCCCCGACGCCCGACCCGACCCAGGCGCAGGCCCTGGACCAGGCCCAGGCCGCCGCCGCGCAGGCCTTCGCCCAGTCGCTCACCGCCCCGGCGGACGGGGCCGGGCAGGCCCACGGGCAGGTCCCGCCGCAGGCCGCCGGGCAGCCCGCCGACCACGGCCCGCCACCGCCGGCCGTGGCACCCCGCTCCCCCGACGCCCGCCCCACCGTCGACCGGAACCTGGCCGCCCTCGCCCGCAAGCCCCGCAGCGGGGAGCCCTTCGCGACCCGCGCCGTCCGCGCCGTCTGGAAGAACGTCTCCAAGTCCGCCGCCCGCGAGGTCGCCGAGGCCACCCGCACCGCCGAGATCCTCCAGCAGCCGGTCACCACCGGCCGGCAGATCGCCGTCACCTCCATCCGCGGCGGCGCCGGCAAGTCCACCGTCGCGGCCCTGCTCGGCACCACGTACGCCCACTACCGCAAGGACCCGGTCCTCTTCGTCGAGGCCGACCCGGCGCTCGGCTCGCTGCCCGTCAAGCTCGGCGCCGAGACCGTCCGGTGGACCACCAGCGACGTCGCCGACATCGTCAAGCCGCAGATGTCGCTGCTCGACGTCACCGGCTACCTCGTCCAGCTCCGCAACAACTCCTGGCTGCTGCCCGGCAGCCAGGGCCAGATCGGCGCGATGCTGGACGCCCGCGGCTACCAGCGGGTGATGGTCGCCCTGCGCCGCTACTTCGGCATCACCGTCGTCGACTGCCAGACGCTGCCCGCCGAGGTCGCCCGGGTCGCGCTCTCCGCCTCCCAGGCCCGCGTGCTGACCACCCCCGCGACCCTCGACGGCGTCGCCAGCACTCACGAGGTCCTCCAGTGGATGCGCGGCCTGCCGCCGCACGTCATCGCCGGCACCGTCGTCGTGCTCACCGAGCAGACCCCGCACCCGGGCCTGGACCTCGACGCCGCGGTGCGCACCCTCCGCTCCACCGGGACACCCGTCCACGTCCTGCCGTACGACCGCCACCTCGCGGCCGGCGGCGCCATCCGCACCGACCTGCTCACCCGGGCGACCAGGACGACCGCCACCCGGCTCGCCGCCGACGTCTTCCAGCTCTCCCAGAAGCGCCACTGA
- the eccD gene encoding type VII secretion integral membrane protein EccD yields MVSTATTSPARQSRVTLIGERRQADVVLPADTPIGMLLPDILQLLDDRTASRPMARQLMTPDGSALPHDSTLESAGVADGAVLRLVRTHSAPPAPVVHDVIDLVADDLNLQAWRWRPAARRGSAGVATVAFAVTAALLARREFALDALAGVLLGLAAALAAVGALVSRVGKGNRVLATALLLASGGLGVLGAWAAADAFGWPPSARLAAVAGALTVTVALLGVLSPLGRGGLIGAVAVAVVTAVWEAVAAVQTDPARIGAVMAVFSVVLLGLLPRLALMGSGLTALDDRRSGGASVSRHEVGNALAATHRGLALATIATAVSAAGAGWLLTLADDPDGWTVALPALVAVVLLSRARAFPLVAEVVALLTAAGVLVVRLVLLWMRHDGGAGALAVLCAAALLPLLVLAVQPPEHTQVRLRRLADLVESVGMVGLFPLAVGVFGVYGQLLDKF; encoded by the coding sequence GTGGTGAGCACAGCAACGACTTCCCCGGCACGGCAGAGCAGGGTGACCCTGATCGGGGAGCGGCGCCAGGCCGACGTGGTCCTGCCCGCCGACACCCCGATCGGGATGCTGCTCCCGGACATCCTGCAGCTGCTCGACGACCGGACCGCGTCCCGGCCCATGGCGCGTCAGCTGATGACGCCGGACGGCTCCGCGCTGCCGCACGACAGCACCCTGGAGTCGGCGGGCGTGGCCGACGGCGCCGTCCTCCGCCTGGTGCGGACCCACTCCGCGCCGCCCGCCCCGGTCGTCCACGACGTGATCGACCTGGTCGCCGACGACCTCAACCTCCAGGCCTGGCGCTGGCGCCCGGCCGCCCGGAGGGGCAGCGCGGGCGTCGCGACCGTCGCCTTCGCCGTCACCGCCGCCCTGCTCGCCCGGCGCGAGTTCGCCCTCGACGCGCTCGCCGGGGTGCTGCTGGGCCTCGCGGCCGCCCTGGCCGCCGTCGGAGCCCTCGTCTCCCGGGTCGGGAAGGGCAACCGGGTCCTGGCCACCGCGCTCCTGCTCGCCTCGGGCGGACTCGGCGTCCTCGGCGCATGGGCGGCCGCCGACGCCTTCGGCTGGCCCCCGAGCGCACGGCTGGCCGCCGTCGCGGGCGCGCTGACCGTGACGGTCGCCCTGCTCGGCGTCCTCTCCCCGCTCGGCCGCGGCGGCCTGATCGGCGCCGTCGCCGTCGCCGTCGTCACCGCCGTGTGGGAGGCCGTCGCCGCCGTCCAGACCGACCCGGCCCGGATCGGCGCCGTGATGGCGGTGTTCTCCGTGGTGCTGCTCGGACTCCTACCGCGCCTCGCGCTGATGGGCTCGGGCCTCACCGCCCTCGACGACCGCCGCTCCGGCGGAGCGTCCGTCAGCCGCCACGAGGTGGGCAACGCACTCGCCGCCACCCACCGCGGGCTCGCGCTCGCGACCATCGCGACCGCGGTCTCGGCCGCCGGCGCGGGCTGGCTCCTCACCCTGGCCGACGACCCCGACGGGTGGACCGTGGCGCTGCCGGCGCTGGTCGCCGTGGTGCTGCTGTCCCGGGCCCGGGCCTTCCCGCTGGTCGCCGAGGTGGTGGCGCTGCTCACCGCCGCCGGGGTCCTCGTGGTGCGCCTGGTGCTGCTGTGGATGCGGCACGACGGGGGCGCCGGGGCGCTGGCGGTGCTGTGCGCCGCCGCGCTGCTGCCGCTGCTGGTCCTCGCGGTCCAGCCGCCCGAGCACACCCAGGTCCGGCTGCGGCGCCTGGCCGACCTCGTCGAGTCCGTCGGCATGGTCGGGCTCTTCCCGCTGGCCGTCGGGGTGTTCGGGGTGTACGGGCAGCTGCTCGACAAGTTCTGA
- a CDS encoding LCP family protein has translation MEGRQGEGGLHAAQPRPGSGTGGEPTGGRPGAGGAAVPPPREGGRSEARRAAQSRGGRGTRAKPSGRRAAGRGRKPERNVKKIAAWSAAGALVLMAGTGGAIYWKLNGNIKSFGKDGVAAERPAEAPADANGNKPVNILLIGSDSRGKNNSDLGGGKDGGARSDTTILLHVYADHKHAVGISIPRNAVVALPKCKLPNGQWSKERTTLFNEAFSTGGTDDGNPACTQNAVEKLTGIFINHTIMVDFQGFAAMTKAVDGVDVCLPEDVYEKDLDQDLPKKGEVILKKGSQKVQGQQALDYVRLRHGLGDGSDIGRMKRQQAFLSSLSSKIKKQGLNPTNLLPLADAATKSLTVDEGLDSVDKLMSFGLSLKNIDMHDLKFVTVPWRFRKQDVDLDIVKEDADKLWATLKADRTLDGQNAVGEQPPEAAAAPTTPAAPTTPAAPATTASDTANQSIKVGVYNGTTSRGLDGKAAEQLKAAKFAATKMGTAATTKYATTMIEYGAGQKANAEKVAALFPGATVEAGKTAGITVILGKDFAAADGGATGTTPPGAGAGASAVPSAPAVPDPLPTSVTNETRSADDDICDKTIYGSGG, from the coding sequence GTGGAAGGTCGGCAGGGAGAGGGCGGGCTCCACGCGGCTCAGCCGCGTCCGGGGAGCGGGACGGGCGGGGAGCCGACCGGCGGCCGACCGGGCGCCGGCGGCGCCGCGGTGCCCCCGCCCCGCGAGGGCGGCAGGTCCGAGGCACGTCGCGCGGCGCAGTCGCGGGGCGGCCGGGGCACACGCGCCAAGCCCTCCGGCCGACGCGCCGCAGGCCGCGGGCGGAAGCCCGAACGCAACGTCAAGAAGATCGCGGCCTGGTCGGCGGCCGGCGCGCTGGTGCTGATGGCCGGCACCGGCGGCGCGATCTACTGGAAGCTCAACGGCAACATCAAGTCCTTCGGCAAGGACGGTGTCGCCGCCGAGCGCCCGGCCGAGGCGCCGGCGGACGCCAACGGGAACAAGCCGGTCAACATCCTGCTGATCGGCTCCGACAGCCGCGGCAAGAACAACTCCGACCTGGGCGGCGGCAAGGACGGCGGTGCCCGCTCCGACACCACGATCCTGCTGCACGTCTACGCCGATCACAAGCACGCGGTGGGCATCTCCATACCGCGCAACGCCGTCGTCGCGCTGCCCAAGTGCAAGCTGCCGAACGGCCAGTGGTCCAAGGAGCGGACCACACTCTTCAACGAGGCCTTCTCGACCGGTGGAACGGACGACGGCAACCCGGCCTGCACCCAGAACGCCGTCGAGAAGCTCACCGGCATCTTCATCAACCACACCATCATGGTGGACTTCCAGGGGTTCGCCGCGATGACCAAGGCGGTCGACGGCGTCGATGTCTGCCTGCCGGAGGACGTCTACGAGAAGGACCTCGACCAGGACCTGCCCAAGAAGGGCGAGGTGATCCTGAAGAAGGGGTCGCAGAAGGTCCAGGGCCAGCAGGCACTCGACTACGTGCGGCTTCGCCACGGCCTGGGCGACGGCTCCGACATCGGCCGGATGAAGCGCCAGCAGGCCTTCCTCAGCTCGCTCTCCTCGAAGATCAAGAAGCAGGGTCTCAACCCCACCAACCTGCTGCCGCTCGCCGACGCCGCCACCAAGTCGCTGACCGTCGACGAGGGGCTCGACTCGGTCGACAAGCTGATGTCCTTCGGTCTCTCGCTCAAGAACATCGACATGCACGACCTCAAGTTCGTCACCGTGCCCTGGCGCTTCCGCAAGCAGGACGTGGACCTCGACATCGTGAAGGAGGACGCCGACAAGCTCTGGGCGACGCTCAAGGCCGACCGCACCCTCGACGGCCAGAACGCCGTCGGCGAGCAGCCCCCGGAGGCCGCCGCCGCGCCGACCACCCCCGCCGCGCCGACCACCCCCGCCGCGCCCGCGACCACCGCCTCCGACACCGCCAACCAGAGCATCAAGGTGGGCGTCTACAACGGCACCACCTCCCGCGGTCTGGACGGCAAGGCGGCCGAGCAGCTGAAGGCGGCCAAGTTCGCCGCCACCAAGATGGGCACGGCGGCCACCACCAAGTACGCGACCACGATGATCGAGTACGGCGCCGGGCAGAAGGCGAACGCGGAGAAGGTCGCCGCACTCTTCCCGGGCGCGACCGTCGAGGCCGGGAAGACCGCGGGGATCACGGTGATCCTGGGCAAGGACTTCGCCGCGGCCGACGGCGGCGCGACGGGCACCACTCCGCCCGGCGCGGGCGCGGGTGCCTCGGCCGTGCCGTCCGCCCCCGCCGTGCCGGACCCGCTGCCCACCAGCGTCACCAACGAGACCCGGTCGGCGGACGACGACATCTGCGACAAGACCATCTACGGTTCCGGCGGCTGA
- a CDS encoding VOC family protein — MPVVTAPYKPGTPCWVDLMASDQQAALDFYRDLFGWQGEVGPPEFGGYSVCSLNGRPVAGIMARSAPEGQPLPPVGWTTYLASDDADATGRAITGAGGTILYPVMEVGDTGRMLVAADPTGAVFGVWQKLEFIGAGVVNEPGALVWNELNTTDTETAGRFYQQALGLRPGTIQGMEGFYSLNVGDHTVGGMQPVAGYLAPGTPPHWMAYFSVDDTDSTVDALVKAGGSVIQPPFDMQAGRMAVVQDPQGAVFALTATPDSP; from the coding sequence ATGCCCGTAGTCACCGCACCGTACAAGCCCGGCACCCCGTGTTGGGTGGACCTGATGGCGAGCGACCAGCAGGCCGCGCTCGACTTCTACCGCGACCTGTTCGGCTGGCAGGGCGAGGTCGGTCCGCCCGAGTTCGGCGGCTACTCCGTGTGCTCGCTGAACGGCAGGCCGGTCGCCGGGATCATGGCCCGGTCGGCCCCCGAGGGCCAGCCGCTGCCGCCGGTGGGCTGGACCACCTACCTGGCCTCGGACGACGCGGACGCGACCGGCCGGGCGATCACCGGGGCGGGCGGCACGATCCTGTACCCGGTGATGGAGGTCGGCGACACCGGACGGATGCTGGTCGCCGCCGATCCGACCGGCGCGGTCTTCGGGGTCTGGCAGAAGCTGGAGTTCATCGGCGCGGGCGTCGTCAACGAGCCCGGCGCGCTGGTCTGGAACGAGCTCAACACGACCGACACCGAGACGGCCGGCCGCTTCTACCAGCAGGCGCTGGGGCTGCGCCCGGGGACCATCCAGGGCATGGAGGGGTTCTACTCGCTGAACGTCGGCGACCACACGGTGGGCGGCATGCAGCCGGTCGCCGGGTACCTGGCGCCCGGCACGCCCCCGCACTGGATGGCGTACTTCTCGGTGGACGACACCGACTCGACGGTGGACGCCCTGGTCAAGGCCGGCGGGTCGGTGATCCAGCCGCCGTTCGACATGCAGGCCGGGCGGATGGCGGTGGTCCAGGACCCGCAGGGCGCCGTCTTCGCGCTGACCGCCACGCCCGACTCGCCCTGA
- a CDS encoding HAD family hydrolase, producing the protein MLGLPDDIRAFLFDLDGVLTQTATVHAAAWKDTFDTFLRAESARTGGPFVPFDAVADYDAHVDGRPRLDGTRAFLHSRGVDLPEGTDADPPGGRTVHGVARAKNDTVLRMIREQGVRPYEGSVAYVRRLRALGLPTAVVSSSANCRDVLRAAGIEAFFDVVVDGVVAGREGLPGKPAPDTYLAAARALGVEPAHAAVFEDALAGVASGRAGGFGAVVGVDRTGQAEELRRDGATVVVRDLAELIPGETA; encoded by the coding sequence ATGCTGGGGCTACCGGACGACATCCGCGCTTTCCTCTTCGACCTCGACGGGGTGCTCACCCAGACCGCCACGGTGCACGCCGCGGCCTGGAAGGACACCTTCGACACCTTCCTGCGCGCCGAATCGGCCCGCACCGGAGGGCCGTTCGTCCCCTTCGACGCCGTCGCCGACTACGACGCCCACGTGGACGGCCGCCCGAGACTCGACGGCACCCGGGCCTTCCTGCACAGCCGCGGCGTCGACCTGCCCGAGGGCACCGACGCCGACCCGCCGGGCGGCCGCACCGTGCACGGCGTCGCCCGCGCCAAGAACGACACCGTGCTGCGGATGATCCGCGAGCAGGGCGTGCGCCCGTACGAGGGCTCGGTCGCGTACGTGCGCCGGCTGCGCGCGCTCGGGCTGCCCACGGCGGTCGTCTCGTCGAGCGCCAACTGCCGGGACGTGCTGCGCGCCGCCGGCATCGAGGCGTTCTTCGACGTCGTCGTGGACGGCGTCGTCGCCGGACGCGAGGGCCTGCCGGGCAAGCCCGCGCCGGACACCTACCTGGCCGCCGCCCGGGCGCTGGGCGTGGAGCCCGCGCACGCCGCGGTCTTCGAGGACGCGCTGGCCGGGGTGGCCTCCGGCCGGGCCGGCGGCTTCGGCGCGGTGGTCGGGGTGGACCGCACCGGCCAGGCCGAGGAACTGCGCCGCGACGGGGCCACCGTGGTGGTCCGGGACCTCGCCGAACTGATCCCGGGGGAGACGGCATGA
- a CDS encoding glycoside hydrolase family 65 protein has product MTGQEPSFVVDPWQIAEQGLDLTSMARAESVFALSNGHIGLRANLDEGEPHGLPGTYLNGVFELRPLPYGEGGYGYPESSQSVINVTNGKIIRLLVDDEPFDLRYGELLSHRRWLDFREGLLRRSAEWTSPAGRTIRVGSTRLVSLTQRAIAAVEYTVEAVDGPVRIVLQSELVANEQLPGGPEGDPRAAAVLEAPLLAEVSHAGGTKAVLVHRTRYSGIRVAAGMDHVIEGPDRLDTVAESEADHCRISVTTVLRPGERLRLVKFMSYGWSATRSLPAVRDQVEAALTAARYTGWDGLVAEQAEFLKEFWDTSDIEIEGDVELQQAVRFAVFHVLQAGARSEERAIPAKGLTGPGYDGHSFWDTETFVLPVLTYCLPSAVNQALRWRHTTLPMARERAVQLGLAGAVFPWRTIRGEECSGYWPAGTAAFHIGADIAAAVARYVRATRDVGFEREYGLELLVETARMWRSLGHHDAVGKFRIEGVTGPDEYSAVADNNVFTNLMAQTNLRAAAEAAARHPREAAELGVDTEETAAWRDAAAAMFVPYDETLGVHPQADGFTDHQLWDFENTPQQNYPLLLHYPYFDLYRKQVVKQADLVLAMQVRGDAFTDEQKARNFAYYERLTVRDSSLSACTQAVIAAEVGQLDLAYDYTAEAALMDLHDLGGNTRDGLHMASLAGACVALVAGFGGLRDHAETLSFRPRLPTGLMRLSFSLLVRGRLLGVRIGHDETTYTLRRGEVIHLRHDGVPVQVKADEPVSLPTTTPPAQERCSQPPGREPARRQPQAGVAGGRVGPGPEHLAAE; this is encoded by the coding sequence ATGACCGGCCAGGAACCGTCCTTCGTCGTCGACCCGTGGCAGATCGCCGAACAGGGCCTCGACCTGACCTCGATGGCCCGCGCCGAGTCCGTCTTCGCGCTCTCCAACGGCCACATCGGCCTGCGCGCCAACCTGGACGAGGGCGAGCCGCACGGCCTGCCCGGCACCTACCTGAACGGTGTCTTCGAACTCCGTCCGCTGCCCTACGGGGAGGGCGGGTACGGCTACCCGGAGTCCAGCCAGAGCGTCATCAACGTGACCAACGGAAAGATCATCCGCCTGCTGGTGGACGACGAGCCGTTCGACCTCCGGTACGGCGAACTCCTCAGCCACCGGCGCTGGCTGGACTTCCGGGAGGGGCTGCTGCGGCGCTCCGCCGAGTGGACCTCCCCGGCCGGGCGGACGATCAGGGTCGGCTCCACCCGGCTGGTCTCGCTCACCCAGCGGGCGATCGCCGCCGTCGAGTACACCGTCGAGGCGGTGGACGGCCCGGTGCGGATCGTCCTGCAGTCCGAGCTGGTCGCCAACGAGCAGCTGCCCGGCGGCCCCGAGGGGGACCCGCGGGCCGCCGCCGTGCTGGAGGCGCCGCTGCTCGCCGAGGTGAGCCACGCGGGCGGCACCAAGGCCGTCCTGGTGCACCGCACCCGGTACAGCGGCATCCGGGTCGCGGCCGGGATGGACCACGTCATCGAGGGCCCGGACCGGCTGGACACCGTGGCCGAGTCCGAGGCCGACCACTGCCGGATCAGCGTCACCACCGTGCTGCGGCCCGGGGAGCGGCTGCGGCTGGTGAAGTTCATGTCCTACGGCTGGTCGGCGACCCGCTCGCTGCCCGCCGTCCGCGACCAGGTGGAGGCCGCCCTGACCGCCGCCCGGTACACCGGCTGGGACGGTCTGGTGGCCGAACAGGCCGAGTTCCTGAAGGAGTTCTGGGATACCAGCGACATCGAGATCGAGGGCGACGTCGAACTCCAGCAGGCCGTCCGGTTCGCCGTCTTCCACGTCCTCCAGGCCGGTGCCCGGAGCGAGGAGCGCGCCATCCCCGCCAAGGGGCTGACCGGCCCGGGCTACGACGGGCACAGCTTCTGGGACACCGAGACCTTCGTCCTGCCGGTGCTCACCTACTGCCTGCCGTCCGCCGTCAACCAGGCGCTGCGCTGGCGGCACACCACGCTGCCGATGGCCCGCGAGCGGGCGGTCCAACTCGGCCTGGCCGGAGCGGTGTTCCCGTGGCGGACGATCCGCGGCGAGGAGTGCTCGGGCTACTGGCCGGCCGGCACCGCCGCGTTCCACATCGGCGCGGACATCGCGGCCGCCGTCGCCCGCTACGTCCGGGCCACCAGGGACGTCGGGTTCGAGCGCGAGTACGGGCTGGAACTGCTGGTCGAGACGGCCCGGATGTGGCGCTCGCTGGGCCACCACGACGCGGTCGGCAAGTTCCGCATCGAGGGCGTCACCGGGCCGGACGAGTACAGCGCCGTCGCCGACAACAACGTGTTCACCAACCTGATGGCGCAGACCAACCTGCGCGCCGCCGCCGAGGCCGCCGCCCGGCACCCGCGCGAGGCCGCGGAGCTCGGCGTCGACACCGAGGAGACCGCCGCCTGGCGGGACGCCGCCGCCGCGATGTTCGTCCCCTACGACGAGACCCTCGGCGTCCACCCGCAGGCCGACGGCTTCACCGACCACCAGCTCTGGGACTTCGAGAACACCCCGCAGCAGAACTACCCGCTGCTGCTGCACTACCCGTACTTCGACCTCTACCGGAAGCAGGTCGTCAAACAGGCCGACCTGGTGCTCGCCATGCAGGTCCGCGGCGACGCCTTCACCGACGAGCAGAAGGCCCGCAACTTCGCCTACTACGAGCGGCTGACCGTCCGCGACTCCTCGCTCTCCGCCTGCACCCAGGCGGTGATCGCCGCCGAGGTCGGCCAGCTCGACCTCGCGTACGACTACACCGCCGAAGCCGCCCTGATGGACCTGCACGACCTCGGCGGCAACACCCGGGACGGACTGCACATGGCCTCGCTGGCCGGGGCCTGCGTCGCCCTGGTGGCCGGCTTCGGCGGCCTGCGCGACCACGCCGAGACGCTGTCGTTCCGCCCCCGGCTGCCCACCGGGCTGATGCGGCTCAGCTTCTCGCTGCTGGTCCGCGGCCGGCTGCTGGGCGTCCGGATCGGCCACGACGAGACCACGTACACGCTGCGCCGCGGCGAGGTGATCCACCTGCGGCACGACGGCGTGCCGGTGCAGGTGAAGGCCGACGAGCCGGTCTCGCTGCCGACCACCACCCCGCCCGCCCAGGAGCGGTGCAGCCAGCCGCCCGGCCGCGAACCGGCCCGGCGCCAGCCGCAGGCGGGCGTGGCGGGCGGGCGGGTCGGCCCGGGGCCGGAGCACCTGGCGGCGGAGTAG
- a CDS encoding pyruvate dehydrogenase has protein sequence MVEVLRQAGVERVYGVVGDSLNPVVDAIRRAEGIGWVHVRNEEAGAFAAAAEAELSGRLAVCAGSCGPGNTHLIQGLYDAQRSGLPVLALASHIPSGQIGTGFFQETHPERVFTDCSSWCETVSTPAQLPRLLRIAVQHALGARGVSVLAFPGDVAALPAAGPTGTSSFLTEQAVAAPPWSQVQALAQALNAARRVALFCGAGVRGAHAEVMAVADALHAPVGHSLRGKEWIQYDNPYDVGMSGLLGYGACHEALHSADLVVLLGTDFPYDSFLPQARTVQVDHDATRLGRRTPLELAVHGDVPATLRAVLPLLEQKTDRAFLDDMLDKHCRALEDVVGAYTRDIGRHLPIHPEYVASVLDEVAADDAVFTVDTGMNNVWAARYLQPNGRRRVIGSFLHGSMANALPHAIGAQLACPGRQVVAMAGDGGIGMLLGELLTVAKHRLPVKTVVFNNGALGMIKLEMLVSGYPEAEIDNGDVDYAGIARAMGIPAKRVTEPARVREVLAEALERPGPALVDVVTDPNALSIPPHITAAQLKGFALAAGRTVLAGGVGRMIDLARSNLRNIPRP, from the coding sequence ATGGTGGAGGTGCTCCGGCAGGCCGGGGTGGAGCGGGTCTACGGGGTGGTCGGGGACAGCCTCAACCCGGTGGTGGACGCCATCCGCCGGGCCGAGGGCATCGGCTGGGTGCACGTCCGCAACGAGGAGGCCGGCGCCTTCGCGGCCGCCGCGGAGGCCGAGCTGAGCGGCCGCCTCGCGGTCTGCGCGGGCTCCTGCGGCCCCGGCAACACCCACCTCATCCAGGGCCTCTACGACGCCCAGCGCAGCGGGCTGCCGGTGCTCGCGCTGGCCTCGCACATCCCGTCCGGCCAGATCGGCACCGGCTTCTTCCAGGAGACCCACCCCGAGCGGGTGTTCACCGACTGCAGCAGCTGGTGCGAGACCGTCTCCACCCCCGCCCAGCTGCCCCGGCTGCTGCGGATCGCGGTCCAGCACGCGCTCGGCGCGCGCGGCGTCTCGGTGCTGGCCTTCCCCGGCGACGTGGCCGCGCTCCCCGCCGCCGGACCGACCGGCACCAGCAGCTTCCTGACCGAGCAGGCCGTCGCCGCCCCGCCCTGGTCCCAGGTGCAGGCGCTCGCCCAGGCGCTCAACGCCGCCCGCCGGGTCGCCCTGTTCTGCGGCGCGGGCGTACGCGGGGCGCACGCCGAGGTGATGGCGGTCGCGGACGCCCTGCACGCGCCGGTCGGCCACTCCCTGCGCGGCAAGGAGTGGATCCAGTACGACAACCCGTACGACGTCGGTATGAGCGGACTGCTCGGCTACGGTGCCTGTCACGAGGCGCTGCACTCCGCCGACCTCGTCGTCCTGCTCGGCACCGACTTCCCCTACGACTCCTTCCTGCCGCAGGCCAGGACCGTCCAGGTGGACCACGACGCCACCCGGCTCGGCCGCCGCACCCCGCTGGAGCTCGCCGTGCACGGCGACGTCCCGGCCACGCTGCGCGCCGTGCTGCCGCTGCTGGAGCAGAAGACCGACCGGGCCTTCCTGGACGACATGCTGGACAAGCACTGCCGCGCCCTGGAGGACGTGGTCGGCGCCTACACCCGGGACATCGGCAGGCACCTGCCGATCCACCCCGAGTACGTGGCCTCCGTCCTGGACGAGGTGGCCGCCGACGACGCGGTGTTCACCGTCGACACCGGCATGAACAACGTCTGGGCCGCCCGCTACCTGCAGCCCAACGGGCGCCGCCGGGTGATCGGCTCCTTCCTGCACGGCTCGATGGCCAACGCGCTGCCGCACGCGATCGGCGCCCAACTGGCCTGTCCGGGGCGGCAGGTGGTGGCGATGGCCGGCGACGGCGGGATCGGGATGCTGCTGGGCGAACTGCTCACGGTGGCCAAGCACCGGCTGCCGGTGAAGACGGTGGTGTTCAACAACGGCGCACTCGGCATGATCAAGCTGGAGATGCTGGTCTCCGGCTACCCCGAGGCGGAGATCGACAACGGCGACGTCGACTACGCCGGCATCGCCCGGGCGATGGGCATCCCGGCCAAGCGGGTCACCGAACCGGCCCGGGTCCGCGAGGTGCTGGCGGAGGCGCTGGAACGGCCCGGCCCGGCGCTGGTGGACGTGGTCACCGACCCGAACGCGCTCTCCATCCCGCCGCACATCACCGCCGCCCAGCTGAAGGGCTTCGCGCTGGCGGCCGGGCGGACGGTGCTCGCCGGCGGGGTGGGGCGGATGATCGACCTGGCGCGGTCCAACCTGCGGAACATCCCCCGGCCGTAG
- a CDS encoding helix-turn-helix domain-containing protein — protein MSTSPAGPPATPGDQPEGQSDDHEVLEVAGLAVRLREHRLGSRLTLEVAAARVGLSPAYLSRLETGRRQPSLPVLLGLARAYGTSVSGLLGESLVEPDPVVRGGAIEPGRAGGWGYRRAGAPGRAMQALRVHVPPGVQDAVVRVHPGEEWLYVLQGRLRLTLGDRVHLLAEGDSAHFDSLTPHCIAADSADGVELLFMHTLLQSPGGELCLGGGPAPHH, from the coding sequence ATGAGCACCAGCCCAGCCGGTCCGCCCGCCACCCCCGGCGACCAGCCCGAAGGCCAGTCCGACGACCACGAGGTCCTGGAGGTGGCCGGCCTCGCCGTGAGGCTGCGCGAGCACCGGCTCGGCAGCCGCCTCACGCTGGAGGTCGCCGCCGCCCGGGTCGGGCTCTCCCCAGCCTACTTGTCCCGACTGGAGACCGGGAGACGGCAGCCCTCGCTGCCCGTCCTGCTCGGCCTCGCCCGCGCCTACGGGACCTCCGTCTCCGGCCTGCTCGGCGAGAGCCTGGTCGAACCCGACCCGGTGGTGCGCGGCGGCGCCATCGAACCCGGCCGGGCCGGCGGCTGGGGCTACCGGCGGGCCGGCGCCCCCGGGCGCGCGATGCAGGCCCTGCGCGTGCACGTCCCCCCGGGCGTGCAGGACGCGGTGGTCCGCGTCCACCCCGGGGAGGAGTGGCTGTACGTCCTCCAGGGCCGGCTCAGGCTGACCCTCGGCGACCGCGTCCACCTGCTCGCCGAGGGCGACTCCGCCCACTTCGACTCGCTCACCCCGCACTGCATCGCCGCCGACTCGGCGGACGGGGTCGAGCTGCTCTTCATGCACACCCTGCTGCAGAGCCCCGGCGGCGAACTCTGCCTCGGCGGCGGCCCCGCCCCGCACCACTGA
- a CDS encoding DUF6126 family protein, translated as MADPATTAPATAATAVPAEPAAPAAAPKTIDAGKWANRRVGIRLVIYTVATHAFAGFILLLFELGNRNK; from the coding sequence ATGGCTGATCCCGCCACCACCGCCCCCGCGACCGCCGCGACCGCCGTCCCCGCAGAACCCGCCGCCCCCGCGGCGGCCCCGAAGACCATCGACGCCGGCAAGTGGGCCAACCGCCGGGTCGGCATCCGACTGGTGATCTACACCGTCGCCACCCACGCCTTCGCGGGCTTCATCCTGCTGCTCTTCGAGCTCGGCAACCGGAACAAGTGA